A window of Streptomyces sp. NBC_01224 genomic DNA:
AAAGACGAGGACACGGGCGGGACACCGTGCGGCGCCCCGCCCTCGGGCCGCTACTCCCCCAGCGCGGCCCGCGCGTCGACGAACGCGTCCACGGCGCGGTTCACATCCGCCGTGGAGTGCGCGGCGGAGAGCTGGACACGGATACGGGCCGCGCCCTGCGGAACCACCGGGTAGGAGAACCCGATCACGTACACACCGCGCTCCAGGAGGAGCTCCGCCATCCGGCCTGCCTTCGCCGCGTCCCCGATCATGACGGGGGCGATGGCGTGGTCGCCGGGCAGGACGTCGAAGCCTTCCTCGGTCATCCGGGTACGGAAGAGCGCGGTGTTGGCATTGAGCTGCTCCCGCAGGTCGCCCGCGGCCTCCAGCAGGTCCAGGACCTTGAGCGAGGCCGCCGCGATGACCGGGGCGAGCGAGTTGGAGAAGAGGTACGGGCGGGAGCGCTGGCGCAGCAGCGCGACGATCTCGGCGCGGGCCGCGACATAACCGCCGGACGCACCGCCGAGCGCCTTGCCGAGGGTGCCGGTGATGATGTCGACGCGGTCCATCACGTCGTGCAGCTCGGGCGTTCCGCGGCCGCCGGGGCCCACGAAGCCGACGGCGTGCGAGTCGTCGACCATGACCATGGCGTCGTAGCGCTCGGCCAGGTCGCAGATCTCGCGCAGCGGGGCGACGTACCCGTCCATGGAGAAGACGCCGTCGGTGACGACGAGCCGGCGCCGGGCCCCTGACGCCTCCTTCAGCTGCGTCTCCAGGTCGGCCATGTCGCGGTTGGCGTAGCGGAACCGCTTGGCCTTGGAGAGGCGGATGCCGTCAATGATGGAGGCGTGGTTGAGGGCGTCGGAGATGACCGCGTCCTCCGGGCCGAGGACGGTCTCGAAGACACCGCCGTTGGCGTCGAAGCAGGAGGAGTAGAGGATCGTGTCCTCCTGGCCGAGGAACGTGGAGAGCCGCTGCTCCAGCTCCTTGTGGACCTCCTGGGTGCCGCAGATGAAGCGGACCGAGGCCATGCCGTAGCCCCAGCGGTCCAGCGCATCGTGGGCGGCGGCGATCACGTCGGGGTGGTCGGCGAGGCCCAGGTAGTTGTTGGCGCAGAAGTTGAGCACCTCACCGGGGCGGCCGCCCGCGGTGACGGCGACGGTCGCGGACTGCGGGGTGCCGATCACGCGCTCGGGCTTGTGCAGTCCGGCGGCTTCGATCTCGTCGAGGGTGGTGCGCATGTCGTCGCGTACGGAGTCGAACATGAGGGGTGTCTCCCAGCTGTCTACGGGGGCGTCGGGTCAGGAGGTCCAGTCGAGGATGACCTTGCCGCCGCGGCCGCTCGCCGCGTCGTCGAAGGCTGCTTCGAAGTCTCGGTAGCCGTACCGGCCGGTGATCACGGGGGCGAGGTCGAGGCCGCCCTCCAGCAGTACGGACATGGCGTACCAGGTCTCGTACATCTCGCGGCCGTAAATGCCCTTGATGGTGATCATCGAGGTGACGATGCGGGACCAGTCGACGGCGAATTCCTCGGACGGCAGTCCGAGCATGGCGATCCGGCCGCCGTGCGTCATGTTCTCGATCATGTGGCGCATCGCCTCGGGCCGCCCGGACATCTCCAGGCCGACGTCGAAGCCCTCGCGCAGTCCGAGGCGCTTCTGCCCTTCGAAGATGGTCTCCTCGCTGACGTTGAGGGCGAGGCTGACGCCGATCTTCCGGGCCAGTTCCAGCCGGGGCTCGCTGACGTCGGTGATGACGACGTGACGGGCGCCGGCGTGCCGGGCGACGGCGGCGGCCATGATGCCGATCGGTCCGGCGCCGGTGATCAGTACGTCCTCGCCGACCAGCGGGAACGAGAGCGCGGTGTGCACGGCGTTGCCGAACGGGTCGAAGATCGCGGCGACGTCGAGGTCGACGGGGACCCGGTGCACCCAGACATTGGACGCGGGCAGGGCGACGTACTCGGCGAACGCCCCGTCCCGGCCGACGCCGAGCCCGAGCGTGGAGCGGCACAGGTGGCGGCGGCCTGCCAGACAGTTGCGGCACTTCCCGCACACGAGGTGGCCCTCGCCGCTGACCAGGTCACCGATGTTGATGTCGACGACATCGGCGCCGATCTCCGCGATTTCGCCGACGAACTCGTGGCCGAGGACGAGCGGGGTCTTCACGGCCTGCTGCGCCCAGCCGTCGTAGTTCCGGATGTGCAGATCGGTGCCGCAGATGCCGGTGCGGAGCACCTTGATCAGTACGTCCGAGGGGCCGATCTCCGGCTCGGGCACGTCCATCAGCCAGAGTCCCGGCTCGGCCTTCTGCTTCACGAGTGCCTTCACGGCTGCGGCTCCCTGCGCTGGTACGGCGTTGAGTGCCCCGGGCCGGGGACAGCCTTGAGGAAGCCTGCGGCCCGGGGAAGAAAAGAGGGACGGCATGGCAGCACGCGTCGATCGGCTGCCGCGCACCATCCTCTGCCGTCACGGAGAAATCTGCCGCACCCCGCGCCACAGGTCCATCGAGGTTTTCTTAAGCGCGCCCGCAGCTCCGCTTCATGCCCTCTTGATCTCCGTACGACCGGCCGAGTGGCCGGCCGCCCCTCAAAAGGCGACCGGCCCCCGCGCATGTGTCCGTGATCAGTCGCCGAGCTCCTGCGGCGGGTTGTCGCGGCCCGGTACCTCATTGGGTGCCAGGACGCGGCTGTCGCCCGGGTACGGCTTGGTCCATCCGGTGGATGCGTACCAGGTGATCCGGTTCAGCTGCGCCGGGTTCACCTGGTCCTCGACGGGGTGGGAGCCGCCCGTGCTCTTCGCCTGGATCGCACTCCAGGCCTCCCACTGCGCGGCGATCTCCCGCAGATGGGTGGGCACCTGCGGGCGCTGGGCACCGCTGTCGGCCGCCTTCGCGGCGGCCGCCGAGGCCGGCTTCTTGAGCCCGTAGTCCAGCGGGATCCCGTTGGGCATGCTGGTGTACGGGGTGAAGTCGGGCTTCTTCGTGAACAGGTCACGCATGGGCTCGGCAGCCCGGTCGATCTGGTTCATCGGCTGGGCCCCGAGCATCTGCTCGATGGTCTTCACCACGTTGATCTGGGTGTAGTACGTGGAGGTGACGGCGCCCCGCTTGGCGTAGGGGCTGATCACCCAGAGGGGTGCGCGGTGCCCGTCGACGTGGTCGACACCGGCCTGCGAGTCGTCCTGGAGGACGAAGATCGCCGTGTCCTTCCAGAATTTGCTGTGCGAGATCGTGTCGACGACCCGGCCGACGGCGAGGTCGTTGTCGGCGACCATCGCGGTCGGGTAGGGGTCGATGCCGCTGGTGCCGTTGGTGTGGTCCTGCGGCAGCGCCATCATGGTGAAGTTGGCGAGCTTGCCCTTCTTCTCGTACTCCTTGAAGTACCGCTGCCAGATGTCGACCCGGTACTGGTCGGGGATGTCGGTGTCGAAGGTCGGGTAGTCCGGGTGGTTGATCTTGTTGACGGAGGGGACGTCGGAGGTCGAGGGGTAGGCGCCGATGGGGGTGTTGAGTTCCCCGGTCGCCTTGCCCTCCAGCACCTGAGAGTCGTGGTACCACTGCGCCCAGGTGGGCGCGCCGGTCGCCGGGAGGGCGATGTTGCCCGCGTACTCGCTGAAGTTGTCGACGGACTTGCCGGCCCGCTCGACGGTGTTCCAGAGGAACCCGCTGCGCTGGTAGGCGAGGGCGTCATTGCCGAGCGAGGGGTAACTGCGGTACCAGGTACCGAATTCGTGCTCGATGTAGTCGTTGTTGTCGCCCTGGGTAAGCCAGTTGTGGCCGTCGGCGGAGAGCGTACCGACGTCGTAGAAGTTGTCGTTGACGCCGAACTCGTCCGCCAGGGCGTGCTGGTTGGGTGTGACGGTCCGGCCGAACTGGGCCAGGGACGGATCGCTGTCACCCTTGCCGATATCGCCGAGCACCTGGTCGTAGGTGCGGTTCTCCTTGATGATCAGGAAGATGTGCTTGATCTTGGAGGGGCTGCCGAGCTTGGCCGGGATGACCTGCTCGCGGTCGTGCGCCGAGCCATAGGTCTGCTTCCGCTTCAGCAGCTTCGCCCAGTCGTTGTTGATGAAGACCCGGTGGGTGAGTGCCCCGAGCTGTCGTTTGGACGGCATCGGGAAGGTGGTGACGGAGGCGGTGTCGTTGTACGTGTTGTGACCGGTCGCCGTACCACCGTTGTTGGGTCCGGCGCTCGGGCCCTGGCTGTTCTGGCTGGGGGTGCCGCGGGTTCCGATGCCCTTGGCGTTGGTGACGACGACGTCCCCGGTGGCCCGGCTCACGCCCCGTGGTGCCCAGCGCCGTCCAGGCGCGCAAGGACTTCCCACCGGACGGAGGGTGCGAGGTGGCGCCGCAGGTGACCAGCAGCCCGCCGTGCCTGTTCGGGGCGACCGACAGCCCGGACCGGATCGTTCTGCTCGGAGACTCGCACGCCGGGCAGTGGTTCTCCCCGATGCTCGCCCTGGCGGCCGAACGCGGCTGGGCGCTTCAGGAGTTGGTGAAACAGGGGTGCCCGCTGCCGGAACTGCGCGTCACAAACCCACAGTTGGGCCGCGACTACCACGAGTGCGGCACCTGGCGGGCGGACACCCTGGACCGGCTGCGGAAGGGGCCGAAACCTCGCCTGATCGTGATCGCCTCTCTCAACCGCTACACCGATGACCAGCAACTCCTCAGCCATGGCTGGGAGAAGACACTGGAACCGCTGCGCGCGCTCGGGGTGCCGATCGTGTACCTGGAGGACACCCCGGTGCCGGGTACCGACATCCCGGCCTGCGTCTCCGCTCACACCGAGAACCCGGCAGCCTGCGCA
This region includes:
- a CDS encoding glycine C-acetyltransferase, which translates into the protein MFDSVRDDMRTTLDEIEAAGLHKPERVIGTPQSATVAVTAGGRPGEVLNFCANNYLGLADHPDVIAAAHDALDRWGYGMASVRFICGTQEVHKELEQRLSTFLGQEDTILYSSCFDANGGVFETVLGPEDAVISDALNHASIIDGIRLSKAKRFRYANRDMADLETQLKEASGARRRLVVTDGVFSMDGYVAPLREICDLAERYDAMVMVDDSHAVGFVGPGGRGTPELHDVMDRVDIITGTLGKALGGASGGYVAARAEIVALLRQRSRPYLFSNSLAPVIAAASLKVLDLLEAAGDLREQLNANTALFRTRMTEEGFDVLPGDHAIAPVMIGDAAKAGRMAELLLERGVYVIGFSYPVVPQGAARIRVQLSAAHSTADVNRAVDAFVDARAALGE
- the tdh gene encoding L-threonine 3-dehydrogenase; protein product: MKALVKQKAEPGLWLMDVPEPEIGPSDVLIKVLRTGICGTDLHIRNYDGWAQQAVKTPLVLGHEFVGEIAEIGADVVDINIGDLVSGEGHLVCGKCRNCLAGRRHLCRSTLGLGVGRDGAFAEYVALPASNVWVHRVPVDLDVAAIFDPFGNAVHTALSFPLVGEDVLITGAGPIGIMAAAVARHAGARHVVITDVSEPRLELARKIGVSLALNVSEETIFEGQKRLGLREGFDVGLEMSGRPEAMRHMIENMTHGGRIAMLGLPSEEFAVDWSRIVTSMITIKGIYGREMYETWYAMSVLLEGGLDLAPVITGRYGYRDFEAAFDDAASGRGGKVILDWTS
- a CDS encoding alkaline phosphatase family protein, which encodes MSRATGDVVVTNAKGIGTRGTPSQNSQGPSAGPNNGGTATGHNTYNDTASVTTFPMPSKRQLGALTHRVFINNDWAKLLKRKQTYGSAHDREQVIPAKLGSPSKIKHIFLIIKENRTYDQVLGDIGKGDSDPSLAQFGRTVTPNQHALADEFGVNDNFYDVGTLSADGHNWLTQGDNNDYIEHEFGTWYRSYPSLGNDALAYQRSGFLWNTVERAGKSVDNFSEYAGNIALPATGAPTWAQWYHDSQVLEGKATGELNTPIGAYPSTSDVPSVNKINHPDYPTFDTDIPDQYRVDIWQRYFKEYEKKGKLANFTMMALPQDHTNGTSGIDPYPTAMVADNDLAVGRVVDTISHSKFWKDTAIFVLQDDSQAGVDHVDGHRAPLWVISPYAKRGAVTSTYYTQINVVKTIEQMLGAQPMNQIDRAAEPMRDLFTKKPDFTPYTSMPNGIPLDYGLKKPASAAAAKAADSGAQRPQVPTHLREIAAQWEAWSAIQAKSTGGSHPVEDQVNPAQLNRITWYASTGWTKPYPGDSRVLAPNEVPGRDNPPQELGD